The following are encoded in a window of Oncorhynchus mykiss isolate Arlee chromosome 11, USDA_OmykA_1.1, whole genome shotgun sequence genomic DNA:
- the LOC118937465 gene encoding trophinin-like, protein MALGVWTVLDPLAVFVVGAILGLNIHRARVSCSLTSTGLGFSCSLTSPGLGFSCSLTSTGLGFSCSLTSTGLGFSCSLTSPGLGFSCSLTSPGLGFSCSLTSSGLGFSCSLTSTGLGFSCSLTSPGLGFSCSLTSTGLVFSCSLTSTGLEFSCSLTSTGLGFSCSLTSTGLVFSCSLTSTGLGFSCSLTSTGLGFSCSLTSTWLGFSFSLTSTGLRFSCSLTSTGLGFSCSLTSTGLGFSCSLTSTGLGFSCSLTSTGLGFSCSLTSSGLGFSCSLTSTGLGFSCSLTPTGLGFSCSLTSSGLGFSCSLTSPGLGFSCSLTSTGLGFSCSLTSPWLGFSCSLTSTGLGFSCSLTSPGLGFSCSLTSTGLGFSCSLTSTGLGFSFSLTSTGLGFSCSLTSIGLRFSCSLTSTGLGFSCSLTSTGIGFSCSLTSPELGFSCSLTSPGLGFSCSLTSPGLGFSCSLTSTGLGFSCSLTSPGLGFSCSLTSPGLGFSCSLTYTGLGFSCSLSCSHPQGFHVA, encoded by the exons ATGGCTCTGGGAGTGTGGACAGTATTGGACCCGCTGGCCGTCTTTGTAGTGGGTGCCATCCTGGGG CTTAACATCCACAGGGCTAGGGTTTCATGTAGCTTAACATCCACAGGGCTAGGGTTTTCATGTAGCTTAACATCCCCAGGGCTAGGGTTTTCATGTAGCTTAACATCCACAGGGTTAGGGTTTTCATGTAGCTTAACATCCACAGGGCTAGGGTTTTCATGTAGCTTAACATCCCCAGGGCTAGGGTTTTCATGTAGCTTAACATCCCCAGGGCTAGGGTTTTCATGTAGCTTAACATCCTCTGGGCTAGGGTTTTCATGTAGCTTAACATCCACAGGGCTAGGGTTTTCATGTAGCTTAACATCCCCAGGGCTAGGGTTTTCATGTAGCTTAACATCCACAGGGCTAGTGTTTTCATGTAGCTTAACATCCACAGGGTTAGAGTTTTCATGTAGCTTAACATCCACAGGGCTAGGGTTTTCATGTAGCTTAACATCCACAGGGCTAGTGTTTTCATGTAGCTTAACATCCACAGGGTTAGGGTTTTCATGTAGCTTAACATCCACAGGGCTAGGGTTTTCATGTAGCTTAACATCCACATGGTTAGGGTTTTCATTTAGCTTAACATCCACTGGGCTACGGTTTTCATGTAGCTTAACATCCACTGGGCTAGGGTTTTCATGTAGCTTAACATCCACTGGGCTAGGGTTTTCATGTAGCTTAACATCCACAGGGCTAGGGTTTTCATGTAGCTTAACATCCACAGGGCTAGGGTTTTCATGTAGCTTAACGTCCAGTGGGCTAGGGTTTTCATGTAGCTTAACATCCACAGGGCTAGGGTTTTCATGTAGCTTAACACCCACAGGGCTAGGGTTTTCATGTAGCTTAACATCCTCAGGGCTAGGGTTTTCATGTAGCTTAACATCCCCAGGGCTAGGGTTTTCATGTAGCTTAACATCCACAGGGTTAGGGTTTTCATGTAGCTTAACATCCCCATGGTTAGGGTTTTCATGTAGCTTAACATCCACAGGGCTAGGGTTTTCATGTAGCTTAACATCCCCAGGGTTAGGGTTTTCATGTAGCTTAACATCCACAGGATTAGGGTTTTCATGTAGCTTAACATCCACTGGGCTAGGGTTTTCATTTAGCTTAACATCCACAGGGTTAGGGTTTTCATGTAGCTTAACATCCATTGGGCTACGGTTTTCATGTAGCTTAACATCCACTGGGCTAGGGTTTTCATGTAGCTTAACATCCACTGGGATAGGTTTTTCATGTAGCTTAACATCCCCAGAGCTAGGGTTTTCATGTAGCTTAACATCCCCAGGGCTAGGGTTTTCATGTAGCTTAACATCCCCAGGGCTAGGGTTTTCATGTAGCTTAACATCCACAGGGCTAGGGTTTTCATGTAGCTTAACATCCCCAGGGCTAGGGTTTTCATGTAGCTTAACATCCCCAGGGCTAGGGTTTTCATGTAGCTTAACATACACAGGGCTAGGGTTTTCATGTAGCTTATCATGTTCACATCCACAGGGCTTTCATGTAGCTTAA